A single Geoanaerobacter pelophilus DNA region contains:
- the rsmG gene encoding 16S rRNA (guanine(527)-N(7))-methyltransferase RsmG, with amino-acid sequence MNLAEKSLLGDGASQLGIALSASEIECFGRLTEELLRWNSKLNLTSLKDMREIIIKHYLDSLTIYNLLPQGAIVLDIGSGAGFPSIPLKIVRNDLDILSVDSVLKKINFQKQIARLLGFEKFRPVHARLEALDDGEKGRFDFAVARAVADITVLARLAKPFLADHGKLIAMKGSRWREEIELSAKELDGLGLVVTESRELRLPFSGDERGIVLIGKK; translated from the coding sequence ATGAACTTGGCAGAAAAAAGCCTGCTAGGTGATGGCGCCAGTCAGCTGGGAATTGCGCTTTCCGCAAGCGAAATAGAGTGCTTTGGGCGTTTGACCGAGGAACTGCTTCGCTGGAACTCGAAACTGAATCTTACCTCGCTAAAAGATATGCGCGAGATAATTATCAAGCATTATCTTGATTCACTGACTATCTACAATCTGCTGCCACAGGGTGCAATTGTGCTTGATATCGGCTCCGGTGCCGGGTTTCCGTCGATACCGCTCAAAATAGTGCGCAACGACCTGGACATACTTTCCGTTGATTCTGTGTTGAAGAAGATCAATTTTCAGAAGCAGATTGCCAGATTGCTTGGCTTCGAAAAATTCCGGCCGGTGCATGCAAGGCTCGAAGCTCTCGATGACGGCGAGAAGGGGCGGTTCGACTTTGCCGTTGCCCGGGCTGTTGCCGATATTACGGTTCTTGCTCGCTTGGCAAAACCGTTTCTCGCTGATCATGGAAAGCTGATTGCCATGAAGGGGAGCAGGTGGCGTGAAGAGATCGAGCTGTCTGCGAAAGAGCTTGATGGCTTGGGCCTGGTGGTGACGGAATCCAGAGAATTGCGTTTGCCGTTCTCCGGAGATGAGCGTGGAATAGTCCTGATCGGTAAAAAATAG
- the mnmG gene encoding tRNA uridine-5-carboxymethylaminomethyl(34) synthesis enzyme MnmG encodes MIVYENRYDVIVVGGGHAGCEAALASARMGCKTLMLTINLDAIALMSCNPAIGGLAKGHLVKEIDALGGEMGKNIDATGIQFRVLNTRKGPAVRASRAQADKQQYRLRMKWVLEGQERLDLKQGEVTALHVEDGQVMGVDTRGGVRFQGATVILTTGTFMRGLIHIGLINYPGGRAGDIPSIGLSDQLRDIGFAVGRLKTGTPARLDGRTIDFSQLEAQPGDDPPAPFSFSTDCITRPQVPCYIAYTNAKSHDIIRSGLDRSPLYAGIIEGVGPRYCPSIEDKVVRFPDRDRHQTFIEPEGADTVEYYPSGLSTSLPIDIQWTFYRSIKGLESVEIMRPAYAIEYDYVDPIQIHASLETKLVRNLFHAGQINGTSGYEEAAGQGLMAGINAALRVQGKDPLVLGRNEAYIGVMIDDLVTLGTREPYRMFTSRAEYRLLLREDNADMRLRETGHAIGLVPETEYLRFSEKRGRVDAELERIHSAKILPSTADPEFLAKYELSGLQNAVTYEQLLRRPDFSWRDLMPLDATVTESDALIWEQVEIQVKYKGYIDRQLDQVARAKGVEGARIPEEFDYVALSGLSTEVREKLQKFRPDTLGQATRIPGITPAAIAILSVALKSRGKK; translated from the coding sequence GGGTGGTGGACATGCCGGGTGCGAGGCAGCTCTTGCGTCGGCGCGTATGGGTTGCAAGACCCTGATGCTGACCATTAATCTTGATGCCATCGCCCTTATGTCATGTAATCCCGCTATCGGAGGGTTGGCAAAAGGGCATCTGGTGAAAGAGATCGATGCGCTGGGCGGCGAGATGGGCAAAAACATCGACGCAACCGGGATTCAGTTCAGGGTGCTCAATACCAGAAAAGGTCCGGCAGTCCGAGCCTCCAGGGCACAGGCAGACAAACAGCAATACCGGCTTAGGATGAAGTGGGTTCTGGAGGGGCAGGAGCGGCTTGACCTGAAACAGGGTGAGGTCACGGCACTTCATGTTGAAGACGGCCAGGTTATGGGGGTGGATACCAGGGGCGGGGTGCGCTTTCAGGGGGCCACGGTTATTCTGACAACCGGGACCTTCATGCGCGGTTTGATACATATTGGGCTGATCAATTATCCGGGTGGCAGGGCCGGCGACATTCCCTCTATCGGCCTGTCAGACCAGCTCCGTGATATCGGTTTTGCCGTGGGCCGCCTCAAAACTGGCACACCCGCGAGGCTTGACGGCCGTACCATCGATTTCAGCCAGCTTGAGGCGCAACCTGGCGATGATCCGCCGGCACCATTCTCCTTTTCTACTGATTGCATAACTCGTCCCCAGGTTCCTTGCTACATAGCCTACACCAATGCAAAAAGCCACGATATCATCCGCTCCGGTCTTGATCGCTCACCCCTGTACGCCGGAATTATCGAAGGTGTTGGCCCGCGTTACTGCCCCTCGATCGAGGATAAGGTAGTACGCTTTCCTGATCGTGACCGCCACCAGACATTTATTGAACCGGAGGGGGCGGATACCGTTGAGTATTACCCGTCTGGGCTTTCCACCTCTCTTCCTATAGATATCCAGTGGACTTTCTATCGTTCAATAAAGGGGCTGGAGAGTGTCGAGATCATGCGGCCGGCTTATGCGATTGAGTACGACTATGTGGACCCGATCCAGATCCATGCCTCATTGGAAACCAAACTGGTTCGTAATCTGTTTCATGCCGGGCAGATCAACGGCACTTCGGGTTATGAAGAGGCTGCCGGGCAGGGCCTTATGGCTGGGATCAACGCCGCTCTGAGGGTACAGGGGAAAGATCCGCTGGTTCTCGGGCGCAATGAGGCTTACATCGGCGTTATGATCGATGACCTCGTTACCTTGGGGACCAGAGAGCCATACCGGATGTTTACATCCAGAGCAGAATACCGGTTACTGCTGCGGGAGGACAACGCGGACATGCGTTTGCGCGAGACTGGTCACGCAATTGGCCTCGTGCCTGAGACAGAGTACCTGAGATTCTCAGAAAAACGCGGGCGTGTAGACGCTGAGCTTGAACGCATACATAGCGCTAAGATCCTGCCATCCACGGCAGATCCGGAATTCCTGGCGAAATATGAATTGTCGGGACTTCAGAATGCTGTTACCTACGAGCAATTGCTGCGTCGCCCTGATTTTTCATGGCGCGATCTGATGCCGCTCGATGCGACAGTCACTGAGTCGGATGCGCTTATCTGGGAACAGGTTGAAATCCAGGTCAAATACAAAGGGTACATTGATCGGCAACTGGATCAAGTGGCTCGTGCCAAGGGAGTCGAAGGAGCCAGAATTCCCGAAGAGTTTGACTACGTGGCACTCTCGGGACTGTCCACGGAAGTCAGGGAGAAGCTGCAAAAATTTCGTCCAGATACCCTGGGGCAGGCAACCCGGATCCCGGGAATAACGCCGGCAGCGATTGCCATACTATCGGTTGCCTTGAAGTCCAGGGGTAAGAAATGA